One part of the Dysidea avara chromosome 10, odDysAvar1.4, whole genome shotgun sequence genome encodes these proteins:
- the LOC136267858 gene encoding prominin-1-A-like isoform X1 — MKELLYLLVLCSLDIVLAVQNTGNNNCDISLAGHVSVPELCLSAQKAAARLVSRIVNFTLAENGSVIFQPLPPARVVSVEVNGESGGLKGWANLANSFVDGVRSGSLPYDVILPVLNSSVDSPIATASCVSTQRRTGSGDFELKDVLEDFGKWWAPLLIVTFLGPVISLVFIIIGCCFCCCRCCDKCGGDLKQKHRDKNDLRCFILYIMLVLCVCLLFIGVVFAFVSNKKVNDSVRSFNTTVNTAIDDSLNFIDDTQMQANATIDRYDEINTFVQCQIDNSHVTIGALVLDVFEGAVTPLINNSLELAADLDNSINALRIVNTTVAKLLNLTKALQTELDDLANNIQTLKTNCHKAGLGSACNKIPNEQYTVKVDYTVVDDVTSVLNRLEQIGDIRKQALEANATFYSIPCDIRDQVQDQAKEILDQAEEFRNSIRKIAHDIEQELSDILNEDGFVGDIRTQSGDIQEDLNEYDAPRYAVSVVICSQTLIVILILIVGLVLGATGFKRNTEPPNRTQLSHYGGITLIYCGVPLMFIFAVILLLLTSITFFLGANMLKVCYSISEDPPNDDIPSYELFSKIVDNSDLWGGSLLGCFILDNSSISLSVTDILNGCKANQAVYKVAQLRLRPSLNLDEVINITKQIPDLQDLFDDLQDEVNFNLDQILSQDTRDSLNSFANAGLNTLDYLTYVDQITSQLSTMNVSKAISDMETVKYQFYLNKQPGFGNDTQGIIDEIIRINQTTIAEINNYTKLLEQQIIVLNETAVESQSRVQEVLVNANATFEQLNGPNGTQLVLNRTQTVFNRVVAYATDFADWAVNNLENNIGRCRPLYATYTNLYNEVCVEAVDGINAFWLAIGWCVLFFIPTLVFAVWLSHYLRRMTMGIPYSAVPTVDPDEDDESSNYPMQNMES; from the exons ATGAAGGAGTTGTTGTATCTACTTGTACTGTGTAGTTTAGATATAGTATTAGCTGTTCAAAATACTGgtaataataattgtgataTTTCACTTGCTGGTCATGTGTCAGTGCCGGAGCTATGTTTGTCAGCACAAAAGGCAGCAGCACGTTTAGTTTCACGAATAGTTAACTTCACGTTGGCCGAGAATGGTTCAGTCATATTCCAACCACTACCACCCGCCCGAGTAGTCAGTGTAGAAGTGAACGGCGAGTCGGGTGGACTGAAGGGCTGGGCTAACCTAGCGAACTCTTTTGTGGATGGAGTGCGCAGTGGAAGTCTACCATATG ATGTTATTTTGCCTGTGCTAAATTCCTCGGTGGACAGTCCCATTGCAACAGCAAGTTGTGTGTCAACTCAACGACGCACTGGTAGTGGTGATTTTGAACTTAAAGATGTTCTAGAAGAT TTTGGTAAGTGGTGGGCACCATTACTCATTGTGACTTTTCTGGGACCAGTTATTTCTCTGGTGTTCATCATCATTGGTTGCTGCTTCTGCTGTTGCCGATGTTGTGATAAATGTGGTGGAGATTTGAAACAAAAACATCGAGACAAAAATGATTTAAGATGTTTCATCCTTTACATAATGCTAGTCCTCTGTGTTTGCCTGTTATT CATTGGTGTTGTGTTTGCTTTTGTTTCTAATAAGAAAGTCAATGATAGTGTTCGAAGTTTTAATACCACTGTCAACACAGCAATTGATGATTCACTCAATTTTATTGATGACACACAGATG CAAGCTAATGCAACAATTGATCGATATGATGAAATAAATACCTTTGTACAGTGTCAAATAGACA ATTCACACGTCACTATTGGTGCCCTTGTGTTGGACGTGTTTGAGGGTGCCGTTACTCCTTTGATAAACAATAGTCTTGAATTAGCTGCAG ACCTTGACAATTCTATTAATGCACTGCGGATAGTCAACACTACTGTTGCAAAGCTACTCAATTTAACCAAAGCACTACAAACCGAACTAGATGATTTAGCTAACAATATTCAGACACTGAAAACAAACTGTCATAAAGCTGGGCTGGGTAGTGCGTGTAATAAGATACCAAATGAGCAGTACACCGTTAAAGTTGATTACACAGTG GTTGATGATGTGACATCAGTGTTGAATCGGCTTGAACAAATCGGTGATATTAGAAAACAAGCCCTTGAG GCCAATGCCACGTTCTATAGCATTCCATGTGACATCAGGGACCAAGTGCAAGACCAGGCAAAAG AAATATTGGATCAAGCAGAAGAGTTTCGAAATTCTATTAGAAAAATTGCTCATGATATAGAACAGGAACTGAGTGAT ATTCTAAATGAAGATGGGTTTGTTGGTGATATTCGGACACAATCAGGTGATATTCAAGAGGATCTTAATGAATATGATGCTCCACG CTATGCTGTCAGCGTTGTGATATGCTCACAAACATTAATTGTGATATTAATATTAATTGTTGGACTAGTACTGGGTGCTACTGGATTCAAAAGGAATACTGAACCACCTAATAGAACACAGTTATCACATTATGGTGGAATAACCTTGATATATTG TGGAGTTCCtcttatgtttatatttgcTGTTATCCTCTTATTGTTGACGTCAATCACATTCTTCTTGGGAGCCAACATGCTCAAAGTTTGTTACTCTATTTCAGAAGATCCTCCAAATGATGACATACCCAGTTATGAGCTGTTCTCAAAG ATTGTTGATAATAGTGACTTATGGGGTGGATCTTTACTGGGTTGTTTCATACTGGATAATAGCAGTATATCGTTGAGTGTGACTGATATATTAAA TGGGTGTAAAGCTAACCAAGCTGTTTATAAAGTGGCTCAACTCCGGCTGAGGCCTAGTCTTAATCTAGATGAAGTCATTAATATTACAAAA CAAATTCCTGACTTGCAGGATTTATTTGATGATCTTCAAGATGAGGTCAACTTCAATCTTGACCAGATTCTATCCCAGGACACACGTGATAGTCTTAATTCCTTTGCTAACGCTGGACTAAATACCCTTGATTATTTAACATATGTTGATCAAATCACATCTCAACTGAGTACAATGAATGTCAGCAAGGCTATTAGTGATATGGAGACAGTGAAATACCAATTTTATCTTAATAAGCAG CCTGGCTTTGGTAATGACACTCAGGGTATCATTGATGAAATTATCAGGATCAATCAAACTACAATTGCTGAGATCAACAACTATACA AAACTCCTTGAACAACAGATAATAGTGTTAAATGAAACTGCAGTGGAGTCACAA TCAAGGGTTCAAGAGGTACTTGTTAATGCTAATGCAACTTTTGAGCAACTGAATGGACCCAATGGTACTCAACTCGTGCTAAAC CGGACCCAAACAGTGTTCAATCGTGTTGTTGCATATGCAACTGACTTTGCTGACTGGGCTGTTAATAAT TTGGAGAATAATATTGGAAGATGTAGGCCACTCTATGCCACATACACTAACCTTTACAATGAGGTGTgtgtggaagctgtggatggaATA AATGCATTCTGGCTGGCCATTGGATGGTGTGTCCTGTTCTTCATTCCAACACTGGTGTTTGCAGTTTGGTTGTCACACTATTTGAGACGTATGACTATGGGTATACCATACTCAGCTGTTCCTACTGTTGATCCAGATGAGGATGATGAATCCTCTAATTATCC AATGCAAAACATGGAATCATAA
- the LOC136267858 gene encoding prominin-1-like isoform X2 — MKELLYLLVLCSLDIVLAVQNTGNNNCDISLAGHVSVPELCLSAQKAAARLVSRIVNFTLAENGSVIFQPLPPARVVSVEVNGESGGLKGWANLANSFVDGVRSGSLPYDVILPVLNSSVDSPIATASCVSTQRRTGSGDFELKDVLEDFGKWWAPLLIVTFLGPVISLVFIIIGCCFCCCRCCDKCGGDLKQKHRDKNDLRCFILYIMLVLCVCLLFIGVVFAFVSNKKVNDSVRSFNTTVNTAIDDSLNFIDDTQMQANATIDRYDEINTFVQCQIDNSHVTIGALVLDVFEGAVTPLINNSLELAADLDNSINALRIVNTTVAKLLNLTKALQTELDDLANNIQTLKTNCHKAGLGSACNKIPNEQYTVKVDYTVVDDVTSVLNRLEQIGDIRKQALEANATFYSIPCDIRDQVQDQAKEILDQAEEFRNSIRKIAHDIEQELSDILNEDGFVGDIRTQSGDIQEDLNEYDAPRYAVSVVICSQTLIVILILIVGLVLGATGFKRNTEPPNRTQLSHYGGITLIYCGVPLMFIFAVILLLLTSITFFLGANMLKVCYSISEDPPNDDIPSYELFSKIVDNSDLWGGSLLGCFILDNSSISLSVTDILNGCKANQAVYKVAQLRLRPSLNLDEVINITKQIPDLQDLFDDLQDEVNFNLDQILSQDTRDSLNSFANAGLNTLDYLTYVDQITSQLSTMNVSKAISDMETVKYQFYLNKQPGFGNDTQGIIDEIIRINQTTIAEINNYTKLLEQQIIVLNETAVESQSRVQEVLVNANATFEQLNGPNGTQLVLNCSIVLLHMQLTLLTGLLIIWRIILEDVGHSMPHTLTFTMRCVWKLWME; from the exons ATGAAGGAGTTGTTGTATCTACTTGTACTGTGTAGTTTAGATATAGTATTAGCTGTTCAAAATACTGgtaataataattgtgataTTTCACTTGCTGGTCATGTGTCAGTGCCGGAGCTATGTTTGTCAGCACAAAAGGCAGCAGCACGTTTAGTTTCACGAATAGTTAACTTCACGTTGGCCGAGAATGGTTCAGTCATATTCCAACCACTACCACCCGCCCGAGTAGTCAGTGTAGAAGTGAACGGCGAGTCGGGTGGACTGAAGGGCTGGGCTAACCTAGCGAACTCTTTTGTGGATGGAGTGCGCAGTGGAAGTCTACCATATG ATGTTATTTTGCCTGTGCTAAATTCCTCGGTGGACAGTCCCATTGCAACAGCAAGTTGTGTGTCAACTCAACGACGCACTGGTAGTGGTGATTTTGAACTTAAAGATGTTCTAGAAGAT TTTGGTAAGTGGTGGGCACCATTACTCATTGTGACTTTTCTGGGACCAGTTATTTCTCTGGTGTTCATCATCATTGGTTGCTGCTTCTGCTGTTGCCGATGTTGTGATAAATGTGGTGGAGATTTGAAACAAAAACATCGAGACAAAAATGATTTAAGATGTTTCATCCTTTACATAATGCTAGTCCTCTGTGTTTGCCTGTTATT CATTGGTGTTGTGTTTGCTTTTGTTTCTAATAAGAAAGTCAATGATAGTGTTCGAAGTTTTAATACCACTGTCAACACAGCAATTGATGATTCACTCAATTTTATTGATGACACACAGATG CAAGCTAATGCAACAATTGATCGATATGATGAAATAAATACCTTTGTACAGTGTCAAATAGACA ATTCACACGTCACTATTGGTGCCCTTGTGTTGGACGTGTTTGAGGGTGCCGTTACTCCTTTGATAAACAATAGTCTTGAATTAGCTGCAG ACCTTGACAATTCTATTAATGCACTGCGGATAGTCAACACTACTGTTGCAAAGCTACTCAATTTAACCAAAGCACTACAAACCGAACTAGATGATTTAGCTAACAATATTCAGACACTGAAAACAAACTGTCATAAAGCTGGGCTGGGTAGTGCGTGTAATAAGATACCAAATGAGCAGTACACCGTTAAAGTTGATTACACAGTG GTTGATGATGTGACATCAGTGTTGAATCGGCTTGAACAAATCGGTGATATTAGAAAACAAGCCCTTGAG GCCAATGCCACGTTCTATAGCATTCCATGTGACATCAGGGACCAAGTGCAAGACCAGGCAAAAG AAATATTGGATCAAGCAGAAGAGTTTCGAAATTCTATTAGAAAAATTGCTCATGATATAGAACAGGAACTGAGTGAT ATTCTAAATGAAGATGGGTTTGTTGGTGATATTCGGACACAATCAGGTGATATTCAAGAGGATCTTAATGAATATGATGCTCCACG CTATGCTGTCAGCGTTGTGATATGCTCACAAACATTAATTGTGATATTAATATTAATTGTTGGACTAGTACTGGGTGCTACTGGATTCAAAAGGAATACTGAACCACCTAATAGAACACAGTTATCACATTATGGTGGAATAACCTTGATATATTG TGGAGTTCCtcttatgtttatatttgcTGTTATCCTCTTATTGTTGACGTCAATCACATTCTTCTTGGGAGCCAACATGCTCAAAGTTTGTTACTCTATTTCAGAAGATCCTCCAAATGATGACATACCCAGTTATGAGCTGTTCTCAAAG ATTGTTGATAATAGTGACTTATGGGGTGGATCTTTACTGGGTTGTTTCATACTGGATAATAGCAGTATATCGTTGAGTGTGACTGATATATTAAA TGGGTGTAAAGCTAACCAAGCTGTTTATAAAGTGGCTCAACTCCGGCTGAGGCCTAGTCTTAATCTAGATGAAGTCATTAATATTACAAAA CAAATTCCTGACTTGCAGGATTTATTTGATGATCTTCAAGATGAGGTCAACTTCAATCTTGACCAGATTCTATCCCAGGACACACGTGATAGTCTTAATTCCTTTGCTAACGCTGGACTAAATACCCTTGATTATTTAACATATGTTGATCAAATCACATCTCAACTGAGTACAATGAATGTCAGCAAGGCTATTAGTGATATGGAGACAGTGAAATACCAATTTTATCTTAATAAGCAG CCTGGCTTTGGTAATGACACTCAGGGTATCATTGATGAAATTATCAGGATCAATCAAACTACAATTGCTGAGATCAACAACTATACA AAACTCCTTGAACAACAGATAATAGTGTTAAATGAAACTGCAGTGGAGTCACAA TCAAGGGTTCAAGAGGTACTTGTTAATGCTAATGCAACTTTTGAGCAACTGAATGGACCCAATGGTACTCAACTCGTGCTAAAC TGTTCAATCGTGTTGTTGCATATGCAACTGACTTTGCTGACTGGGCTGTTAATAAT TTGGAGAATAATATTGGAAGATGTAGGCCACTCTATGCCACATACACTAACCTTTACAATGAGGTGTgtgtggaagctgtggatggaATA A